The window ATTACACGTACAAAATTGGGTATAAAATTTTGCACGGTCAGATGTTTTAATTGTTGCTATTTATGTGAATACATGAGGCTCATTTCAATCAAAACTTAACACATGTAATTTTGTGATGATTTTTTACCCAATTTTGTGTCTGAAGCACTTTCCTTTAGAATTATAGGACATCTGATGTAGATATTTCGTTGAACaatgtttttgttttatttgctCGTGTAGAATGTAGATACGATCCTTTCTCTATTGTTAATTCGAATTCGTGTTTTCTTTTATGCCCTGGTTTTTATTCTTTGCTTTGATATGTTACGGTTAATTTAGACTGAGCTCTGTTGTTAAACTTGTCTTGGCACAGGGTTTTTGAACATATGCCTAGTGCACAATCTGTGATCTCAGTACTGGCACCGATTGCTGCTACAGCCATGTTTGTTAGAAGTATGAGTTATGACTTATTTCCTTATGTGCTGAACGAGTACATGTCGtccaagttttacaaatttTTCAGGAGCTTCTCTTCAGAATTCACCATTGTCATTGAAGAATTTAGGGGTTTTTCACGCAATCAGGTTTTTGAGGCGGCTGATATTTACTTGGCTACTAAAGTCACCTCATCGACCCATAGGGTGAAGCTTGGGAAGTCCGAAAGTGAGAAGAATGTTGCAATAACGGTGGATAAAGATGAAGAGGTCTTTGATTCATTCCAGGATATACTTGTCAAATGGAAGTTGATAAGTACTGAAGTTAAATCATCGAGTCGCCAAAGCCCTGGACAACATTTGAGAGACCTTAATGCGACTCTAAGATCGGAGGTTAGGTCATATGAGTTGAGTTTTCACAAGAAACATAAAGAAAAGGTGTTGACAGTTTACTTGGCCCATGTTCTGGAGACATCGAAAGCCATCAAACAAGAAACCAAGGGGATTAAGATTCGAAAAGCAGAGTATGGTGGGATTTGGAATTCGGAGGATACTAATCTTGATCACCCAATGACCTTCGAGAATTTGGCTATGGATTCAAATctcaagaatgaaattattaaGGATCTGGAAACCTTTAAGAAAGGTAAACATTTTTACAAGAGAATTGGAAGAGCTTGGAAGCGCGGGTATTTGTTGTATGGACCTCCTGGTACCGGCAAATCAAGCTTGATTGCTGCAATAGCTAATTATCTCAATTTTGACATCTATGACCTGGATTTGACAGAGCTAGAATCAAATTCAGATCTTAAGCGCTTGTTGCTTACTTTGTCCAGCCAATCAATACTTGTCATTGAGGATATTGATTGCTCTATCAGGTTGCAGAATCGGAACTCTGAGGATGATCCTGACGTGAATAAAGAAGACAAGGTTAGTATAATTTTGTTATGTAGTAGTAAATTCTTAGCTGATTACCCAAAGTAATTCAATAAGTATATATCCGTCAGTGATTGGATTTAATGAAGTTGCTGGGGTGGCGAGGGCTTTTTGCTTCTGCAGTAACAGAAATTGCTTTTACATGGTCACTAGGAAGGGATGCTTAATTCATAAGAACAAAGAATGTGACTTTGTTATATGCACCTTTTCTGTCATATATTTGAACTGCCAGGTATTGGATATCTATTAGTCTTTAGATGACACTTATAGAGGGTAGTGATGAGGATCACGAGGGAGATGATAACCTGGAGTAATATGACGGTATTAAGGATGTTGTTTTCTATGCTAACTTGCTTAACTAGTGTGGGAGAGATTTGTATTGTTTTGcattcaatatttttttcaatactTCAGTTCTCTGATTTCTGCGGACTGCGTATCTTCTGtttctcttttttatttttctgcatTGCATaattatctgaattgtttgatAATGATTGTTTCTCAGGTGACGCTCTCTGGGCTCCTGAACTTTATTGATGGAATTTGGTCTTGCTGTGGAGAAGAAAGAATCATTGTTTTCACAACCAATCACATAGAAAAACTTGATCCTGCGTTACTGAGGCCAGGCCGTATGGACATGCATATACACATGTCTTACTGCACAATCTCAGCATTTAAGCAGTTAGCTTTCAACTATTTAGGCATCCTTCACCACCCAATTTTCATCCAGATTGAAGAGCTCCTAAAAAAGACTGATATAACTCCTGCAGAGATTGCAGGACAGCTGATGAAAAACACTGATCCCAACATCTCTATCCGAAACCTTCTTAGGTTCCTTAAGAAGAAAGTAGAAGCACAGGGCTCAGCAAAAACCAAGGTAGATGTATGCAGTTACGAGAACCTCTAGGTGGACTTATGCGGCAGATGCAATGTCATAGCATATAAACTTCAGAAGTCCGTTAAGACGGATAAAGTCTATTATTCTATAGGATGTTAATTTCTATAATTTTTGATATCTCTATTTAGATGTGTATGAATTTCTATTTAGACTTGTGACTTTGATATCTCTatcttaatataaataattttggttTTTCTCGAAAATGTTAATTTTTGGATATCTTGTGCATTTTTGGTTAGTGACACATGAGCTTGTCTGGTGGTTCAGAAATTTTTCTCTTCCACATGGGATTTTTATGTTGGCTAAAAATAATCTTTTGCAGTCTTGCTAACGCTAGTTAGATGGATATTGTTTTCTGCTGCCTGCAGCTCTCAGTTTGTGTTTGTTCATATTTGTATATTCTTTTCGACAAACTAGTAGGTTGGCCAGCATCTAGCTGGTTTGGATGTCATGAAGAAGAGAAGGTAAGATTAGATGGGTACTTCACTCATCTGAAACTTTTTCAAGTTTTGGGTTATAATTATATCTCTAACAAGATGTTTTTGACAATAATTATGACTGTAGTTCAGAGTATACTTCTATGCTTTGAGAATGTTTCTTGGTCTCCTCTCTGTTACTACTCAGGCTATTCTTTTAGTATTCTTCTTCGAATCACGGAAAGCGCCTTGGTTCTTATATGCTTGCCGTGTTGGTGTTATGTCTAACTAGCCGATGCTTTTTAGCTAGCATAAGTGTGTTTTCATTTTATGCTATACTATTCTTAGTAATCTGCAATCTAAATTTCCTGTTcttacataaaaatattattagttaCTCTGATTGCTTACATTTTTTGCAGGTTTCGTACCAAGTTTGTCTTTTACGTATGCCATATCTCCCTCATCACATTATACTCTATTGACAGGTCGTCAATAGCAATTGCAGTAGCAGCAATTAGAACTATTCTTGGCTGGCCTGGCTTTCCAACAAGTTACAATTTACCCCCTGACTGAACAGTTTAGTTAAGCAAGCTTTTCTACCAGGGTTGATTACTTCTGTTGTTGTGACAGTACATTAAGTTGAATTGCATATCTAtttctcttctcttttttcGCTGTGTTATTAGAAAACCTAGCAATATTGCATCTTTATCTCAAGTAATATCCAGAATTCTTTCAGGTACTGCTAGTATGTACTATTCAACCACCACTTCTACAGAAATTGGACATCTGTTTTGAACCTATTGTTTATAATGTCGTAGTAGGCAGTGAGAGGCACTGAAGGCCCattatataacttataaatGGATTTAACAATTACAGCTTCAGTTTTGTTCAAGCTTTGTTGCCCCTGGGGATGTCGCCAGTTACTAGGAAAAATTATGCTCCGACACTTGCTAGTAGTTGTCgcacccatgtatatctggatGACATTCATGTCTTTGCAACCCCACAAGGAAGAAAGGTTTGATGTGGTTCTAATATCTTTTCCCATTTTGCGGTAGATGTTTGTGGTTCCAGCATTCTACTAAAATTTCTTGTGAGTGTGTTATTTCTCTTAAGTATTTACTGTCATTGTTCCCAATGCCTTTGAACAGTTATGCTTTTATAACATCGTCTTGGTTGCGTTTTCATTTCTTCCTTGATGTCATTCCACGAGTTGAAACTGATGCATATCTTTTCTACTTCACAACAGATTGAAAGAACTCCTATAAAAGCCAGTATAACTCCTGCAGGGATTGAAGAGCTCCCACCATTATATTCAAGATCATCTTAGGTTACTGAAGCACGAAGATCATCTAGGGGACTTGAGGCGGAAATAATCCATCAGAGTATATAAACTTCAAAGGTCCACTACGACAGgtaaagtatgttttttttgttgttcCTGTGATACTCTAGATCTGTTTGAGTTCTTAGATTTTTTAATATGCTTAATTTTTATAATCCATATTTAGAAGAAAGAATGCTTAAAATAACAATAACCTTATGAAATACACACATACAGAAAATGCATACCATATATCAGGGGGATCATCAAATTGAATTCTCATGCTGTCAATTAACTACCATTTTCTATTATTGATTGGTGGATATTATAACTATTGAAATGGTGAAAAATAGTAGGAGACAGAGTCAACACAGATAGTATTTGGTATGAAACTCCAGAGACCGTCAAAAGAATTACTGGTCTGACCTCAAAAACCTCTCATCCATAGGTTAGCTTTATTAATACAGAAGCCATTCGTGACAAGAGTTCGTCACCGACAAATCATTAACAATGGCAAAGTCGTCAGTTGCCATCATTATCTCCATCCTCTGCATTGCCTTGTCCGGCTTGGCTCAATGCCAGGAACAACCTGAGTTCCTCGTCAACGGCAAGGTTTACTGTGACACATGTCGTGTCCAGTTCCCTACCAAGATCAGCCAGCCCATCAAAGGTATATATTAGTTCCTAGCACTTTCTAAAAACACCGTCTTCACAAACGGGCGGATCTAGGGTGTTTCTTTTCGGATAACatctttatattttcaaattttagggGCACTTCTGtagtttaacttatttttttttgacaaaagcacttttataattgtattaaaattataatggtgaaaaaatgtcaaATATTTGTGTCCCTTGCGCATGCATGCATGAACGCTTAGATAAACGCCTAAGCACTAGCTAACACGTAAATTTAATGGTCCGATTAACCGAAATGCAGGTGCTAGGGTGGCTGTGGAATGCAGAGACCGGGATAATGGGACACTGACACACAATGCCATCGGAATGAGCGATGAAAACGGGGAATACAATCTGAGCATCAAAGGCGATTTCGAGAATGAAATCTGCGAGGTGGTGGTGATGAAGAGCCCTTTACCAGACTGTGCTGAGGTGATGGAAGGCTTAAACAGAGCTAGAATCAGCCTGACCTCAAACAATGGATTGCTTGACACTCACCGCTATGCAAATCCTCTAGGCTTCATCACATCTAAGCCTCTTGCTCAGTGCGCACAAGTGCTTGCCGAGCTAGATTTATCCCCCGtcgattaatattttatttgtatcaTCGCCTCATTCTAATCATTAGTCGGGCCTgacattttaataaaataaaaatcatgatttattaatttgtttgtCAATCTTTCCGTACTCCATTTTTCCCCGTTTACAACATAATATGGAAGAAACTgggactaaaaaaattaaaattatgcagAATTGATAAAAACCGATagaaaaattatgatttctACCAAAACtatgaaattattattaaagaAGTTCGAATATAGCATGTACAATAAAACGGTTCATAATATTTACTTTGTCACCATACGTACTATTTATTTTCTAAACacaattcataattttttaaaaatcatgaataattaataaaaattatcaaactagTAATAATAGTAGaaacagaaatataaaaaataggttaatatattaatttttcattttcttccaATTTCGTTTAAATATAGATAAGATTTACGTGACAACCGTATGTTATGATTGacaacatattttatattttaataaaagctattttgtgataataatgTACAACTCATAATGACATAAAAGAATATCTTGTTATCTGTatcaagattttctttttatacttttcaaaatattttaattttaatttcaccAACTATCTGAAACGGGGCAGTCCGACCCGACCCGAAcagtaaatataaaatgtatCCCCATCTCTCCATAACAGTGCTTTGCAGTGAAACCCTTGCGTAGTTTGTAATCTAAAAAAGCCCCTTTTTGCAATTCAATTCTCTCTCAAATGGCGAATAGCAGCAATCTTCCTCGTCGCATCATCAAAGTAAGTCTAGATCATCGCTGTATCTATCGATGTATCTATATGTGCACATCTCAATTCATGTTAGCTAGGCTTTAATCGGCATTTTTTGCTTTTTTTGTTTCTGCAATTTTATAGGAAACTCAGCGTCTTCTCAGCGAACCAggttatctctctctctccctctctccctccctctctcctctctctctctctctgtgtgtgtgtaaaaATAATTACTTTCATATCACCTTATTAGTTAAGCTAGGTCTTAAGATAAAACTAATTAttagaaaatttatgaaaatatctatgtttttagatttatatattttcaaatgggtcatgttccagagagaaccattaaagagagaaccatagaacccttaccttattaggcaagggttctgcagcagaacttcacaaaaaaaatgtcaatatctatggattatatttttaaattatttttaacacacacaacgatgaaaaaacatgaaaaaaacatatatttagatttagatcctaaaaatctatttaaaatttagggttctgttgcagaaccctagtggttctatggttctattttaaggagtggttctctcttgagcgcgacccattTTCAAATATACGATCAGTTGCAATTGAGATTATAgttaattttcatattattgACGTTGCAAACGAGGTTGCGAATGACATTgttccatatttttgaaaataatcaagaaaattTAGCAACTGTGAAAGCCACAATAAATTCCAGGAACTGTAGAATGCATATCCTATTATCCTGCAAAAGAAGTCCCGGATGATATATGCAATGACAAATATTGTACATTGCACAGTAGAGACAATTATCAGCCAAACATGAACTATGGTGCAGGCTATCCACCTCTGTTTCGTGGCGGTCTTAATTATAATTATCCTCCGATGAGTTCGTTCGTTCCACCTCCACCACCACTGCCGCCTTACGGACAGTAATATGATCCGGAAATGGTGCCACCAGGGCAATGGTATGGTGGCTATGCAAGACATTGTAATGGCTGCAGTATAATGTAGTCATGTCTGAGACTCAATGGTTGATTTCTTTCATTTGAACTGATGTCTTTTGATGAACAGAATAATGTCGAATTCAATATCTCATAAAGATCAATGTATCTTTTGATATCGAATTCAATAGCTTATTAGaatatttatttcattattaattcagttacttttttaaaattattaattcagttattttaatatttattttgatttattgttCTTCATGCTGGTTCGTGGAGAAAGTTTTTCTGCAAACTTTCTGCAATAAGGTTACTGGCAAGTGGCAACAGCAGGCCCTCTATCTCCAACATGAAACACATAAAGCCCATTATCAAATAGAAAACAACCCATCCAACAAAAACACCCAGGCCCAAAAAATGACTTTAAGCCCAACTAAATGGCTTTAAGCCCAACTTTTGTCCCTCTAGAATCAACACCACTGTCGCTCTACTCTCTCCCCTGCTCCCCTCTTGAAACGGCCCCAAACAGCTGAAACAAATCAACTTATAAGCTGATAATTTTTTCTTGTCAATGGTGGGAGCAGCAAAGAAGAAGTGCAAAGTATGTGAAGAAGCTGACTCAAAATACAAGTGCCCTGCTTGTCTTATTCCTTAGTAAGCCCCCCtctttctttcttatttttcataatatattttttatctgtTAATTTTTGGCCAGGACTTGGTTATTAGTAAAATCTTGAGATGCGGTTtgcttatttttttgattttgtggATTTTGCAGCTGTTCTTTGGGTTGTTTCAAGAAACATAAAGGTGGGATTTCTATGGGTTTTCGAGTTTATTGCTTTTTGATTCTGTATATATGAATTGCTAATGTATGTGGGTTATATAaagattttgttttttgtgtttATTAGTAATGGCATTGTGTATGTGAAAAAGTAATTGATTAGAATTGGCATTTTTCGATCAATTTGAAACTGCAGTGTCAGAATTTGTTTACCTTGTTCATCTTTTAGAATTAGTTGGTTTGGTCTGtgtaacacacacacacacatgactACACTCGAGTCTAACTTAGACGCAAGTTAATGACTAATTTATGGGTTCTCGTAAAATTAAGCTGGTAAATCtgatattctttaaaaatatttaatatgggCAATAAGGCTGAATATTATCTGTAGAGACAGGATCTAGTGATCCACACTTTTATCCCAAACAATGGGTTGTCGGGTGAAGGAAATgctaaatatttatgattcaacTAAACCCTCCTACCACGTTAAGGTTTAAGGGGAAGCTGGTAACTTAATGATAAAGCTCATTTTGACTTGTACAAATCTACAGAAGTTCAATGCGTTAAGGATGAGGCAGTACCCGCAGAAGAAAAAATTGGTGAGGGTCTTTCTCCTTAAACTCTACATCTttgcttttattttgttttagattgtTGACAGATATCATACTTGAAGATACGTACCTTTTATTGACTTTTTGTTGTAAACCTTGAACCATCACCAATAATCATGATTGAAATTGGTTGCCAACGATATACTAAATAAGTATGCATTGTCTATGTTCTCTTTACTTGCATTTATGACAGACAGTAAATTTTTTGgatcaattaaatttatagcTGCTCGTcaatataaacatttttttccTAATGCCGATATGCTATCTATTTTCTGGATCTGTATAGTTGATCTCGACAAAGAATCAGGCATTATAGCTTCGAGAATAATTGTACTCTTTGCTGGTCAATATGTTTCATAGATACTTTGCCTGTTTTGTCAGTTAAATTAATGTTCTGCAGACATAGGATTATAATATCAGGTTTCGTTTTAAGGTCGACTAGGTGTGCAGGTCTAACATCACATGCATATCCCATTATTTGGTTGAGTTTATTTTAAGGTCGACTAGTTGTGCAGGTCTAACATCACATGCATATCCTATGATTTGGTTGAGGACTTGAGGTTGTTTTACCAAGTTTCTTATGGGTTTACACATCTTTTATTTGTATGGAAGTTGGATATGCTAATCTGGATTCTAAAGTTTTTAATCTAACATTTTTCTATTGAATTAAGACACCAGAGTCAATGTCAGGTCTTTTAATGGGTCCTTGTAAGTTGTAATGCGTCCATTCACATTAGCACATATCTGATTCTAGTAGCACAAATTGTTGAGGCTTATGTAGTAAGTTGATGTTGATTGAATCAAATACTGCAGAAATTCCATGTGTTAAGGAGGCAGTACCTGCAGAGCAAAAATTTGGTACGAGTCTTTATTCTTGAGCTCtaatttttagtattatttattGTAAAATGTTGAGAATATTATTTTTGGTGCTATGATCATATGGTTTCTTTTTTATGTAAACTGAAATTCACCATGGATAATCATGTAATGGGATCGGTCAGCTTGGAAAACCTATCAAAACATGCATTTGCTTATGTTCTCCACTATATGTGTATTCACGATAAATGATATTCATTTCAGTGAATTAGTTATgagatatatgtataaatatatgtcGACAACAAATTCAACTTTTtaattctgataattatatttgtaaagggaTACAGGAACAAGAATTTAAAAGCAGAACCCATGCTTAGTCATAGGAATGGTAGTTGACCCAGGCGGTCCTTTGATCCATTGTAAAAACAGTTTGGCATTCATTGATTCAGATATAGGATTTTTATATTGGGTTTTGCCTTAAAAAAATCCACTAGTTGTGCTGGGACAACATTGTATCACATATCTGGTGAAGGTGGTTTACTATTTCAACTATGAGTTATGCCAAATTATAAATACTATACTGTTACACTTGACTTCTGTTCGGTGCTGCTTAGTCTAAAGTGAACTGCATTGCACTCTTTGTTGTTTTCTGCACATCCTTCTCTACACATCCCTAATGTATCTTGCTTAGTCCAAGATCTTCTGTTTCTTTACTTGAGAGAAATGGGCCTCCTTTGCTTATGCGGATTGCGGGGCAATGctctaataatattagtttgCTTACGGGCGTGTTAACAGAACTAGGTTTAAGAACCTGTAGCACCTATATTTCATCAtatgttaatattaatatttgtgaaGTTCTTAATTTGAATTTGTTTCTGATTAAGTTGTTCTTCATCTACAACTTCTCTTTTCTAGCTCCAAAGCCGCATGTTGAAAGGCCATACTTTGTTGATGAACCAAGCATAGTGTTGCAGCAGTCACAACTTGAGTCCATAGGTATACCTCTGTAACCTTTTATAACATTCAAAGTTTACATatatactaaattatattattgcAGCTTCTTCGAGTGAAGTTATTGATGCTTTGAAGAATGAAGAGCTTCAGAAACTCATATGCAAAATAGAAAATTCTGCAGATATTGAAAGTGTATGTACTGATATGCTAAAGATAGACAAAACCATTAACTTTTTCGTATTGTAGTGATAAATTAATAAGACACTGATTACATAACATCAATTCAT of the Daucus carota subsp. sativus chromosome 4, DH1 v3.0, whole genome shotgun sequence genome contains:
- the LOC108218141 gene encoding olee1-like protein — encoded protein: MAKSSVAIIISILCIALSGLAQCQEQPEFLVNGKVYCDTCRVQFPTKISQPIKGARVAVECRDRDNGTLTHNAIGMSDENGEYNLSIKGDFENEICEVVVMKSPLPDCAEVMEGLNRARISLTSNNGLLDTHRYANPLGFITSKPLAQCAQVLAELDLSPVD
- the LOC108218755 gene encoding uncharacterized protein LOC108218755 isoform X2 yields the protein MVGAAKKKCKVCEEADSKYKCPACLIPYCSLGCFKKHKEVQCVKDEAVPAEEKIEIPCVKEAVPAEQKFAPKPHVERPYFVDEPSIVLQQSQLESIASSSEVIDALKNEELQKLICKIENSADIESEFDKAMEADAFRLFTDKILSIIGA
- the LOC108217639 gene encoding AAA-ATPase At3g50940-like, with amino-acid sequence MVFEHMPSAQSVISVLAPIAATAMFVRSMSYDLFPYVLNEYMSSKFYKFFRSFSSEFTIVIEEFRGFSRNQVFEAADIYLATKVTSSTHRVKLGKSESEKNVAITVDKDEEVFDSFQDILVKWKLISTEVKSSSRQSPGQHLRDLNATLRSEVRSYELSFHKKHKEKVLTVYLAHVLETSKAIKQETKGIKIRKAEYGGIWNSEDTNLDHPMTFENLAMDSNLKNEIIKDLETFKKGKHFYKRIGRAWKRGYLLYGPPGTGKSSLIAAIANYLNFDIYDLDLTELESNSDLKRLLLTLSSQSILVIEDIDCSIRLQNRNSEDDPDVNKEDKVTLSGLLNFIDGIWSCCGEERIIVFTTNHIEKLDPALLRPGRMDMHIHMSYCTISAFKQLAFNYLGILHHPIFIQIEELLKKTDITPAEIAGQLMKNTDPNISIRNLLRFLKKKVEAQGSAKTKVDVCSYENL
- the LOC108218755 gene encoding uncharacterized protein LOC108218755 isoform X1 translates to MANSSNLPRRIIKETQRLLSEPAKKKCKVCEEADSKYKCPACLIPYCSLGCFKKHKEVQCVKDEAVPAEEKIEIPCVKEAVPAEQKFAPKPHVERPYFVDEPSIVLQQSQLESIASSSEVIDALKNEELQKLICKIENSADIESEFDKAMEADAFRLFTDKILSIIGA